The Desulfovibrio sp. Huiquan2017 genome includes a window with the following:
- a CDS encoding L-serine ammonia-lyase, iron-sulfur-dependent, subunit alpha: MESIRELYRIGVGPSSSHTMGPKKAAETFLARHPAAAGFRVTLFGSLAATGKGHLTDLAVLNVLGEARTEVIWKPEVELPLHPNGLQFEALGTDGSLIDSWQAYSVGGGAVRGAGDDEQPPVEVYDLPDMTSIMVMCEKTGTTYWQYVERCEGPEIWTFLAEVWATMTAAVEKGLSTQGVLPGSIGLKRQAWSYFKKARHCGPDIQQTGKVTAYALAVAEENAGGGTIVTAPTCGASGIVPAALYYLRETQELTEQEILHALATAGLVGNIIKRNGSISGAEVGCQGEVGSACAMAAAAATQTMGGSVRQIEYAAEMGLEHHLGLTCDPVDGLVQIPCIERNACSAVRAINRAQMAFLSDGTHRIPFDEVVQVMTQTGHDLPNLYRETSFGGLAKAYGERMKKINRGSGC, translated from the coding sequence ATGGAAAGTATAAGGGAACTGTACAGAATCGGAGTGGGGCCTTCCTCGTCCCACACCATGGGGCCCAAAAAGGCCGCTGAAACGTTTCTGGCGCGGCATCCGGCCGCCGCTGGTTTCCGGGTTACGCTCTTCGGCTCTCTCGCCGCCACCGGCAAGGGGCATCTGACGGACCTGGCCGTGCTGAACGTCCTTGGCGAGGCGCGGACCGAGGTGATCTGGAAACCCGAGGTGGAATTGCCGTTGCACCCCAACGGGTTGCAATTCGAGGCGCTGGGAACGGACGGTTCCCTGATCGATTCATGGCAGGCCTATTCCGTGGGAGGCGGCGCGGTGCGTGGCGCGGGTGATGACGAGCAGCCGCCGGTTGAGGTCTACGACCTGCCGGACATGACGTCCATCATGGTCATGTGTGAAAAGACCGGCACCACGTATTGGCAATATGTGGAACGCTGCGAGGGCCCTGAGATATGGACCTTTCTGGCCGAAGTCTGGGCGACCATGACTGCCGCGGTGGAGAAGGGCCTTTCCACGCAAGGGGTGCTGCCCGGCAGCATCGGCCTTAAGCGCCAAGCCTGGAGCTACTTCAAAAAGGCCCGGCATTGCGGCCCGGACATCCAGCAGACCGGCAAGGTCACAGCCTACGCCCTTGCCGTGGCCGAGGAAAATGCGGGGGGCGGTACCATTGTCACCGCGCCGACGTGCGGCGCATCGGGCATCGTCCCGGCCGCGCTCTATTACCTGCGTGAAACGCAGGAACTCACCGAACAGGAAATCCTGCATGCGTTGGCCACGGCCGGGCTGGTGGGGAACATCATCAAGCGGAACGGTTCCATCTCCGGTGCCGAAGTCGGCTGCCAGGGCGAGGTCGGTTCGGCTTGCGCCATGGCGGCGGCCGCCGCGACCCAGACCATGGGCGGTTCGGTCCGCCAGATCGAATACGCGGCCGAGATGGGGCTGGAGCACCATCTCGGGCTGACCTGCGATCCGGTGGACGGTTTGGTGCAGATTCCCTGCATCGAGCGAAACGCCTGCTCCGCCGTCCGGGCCATCAATCGCGCCCAGATGGCCTTCCTCTCGGACGGGACGCACCGCATCCCCTTCGACGAAGTGGTCCAGGTCATGACCCAGACGGGGCACGATCTGCCGAACCTGTATCGCGAGACGTCCTTCGGGGGGTTGGCCAAGGCCTATGGTGAACGCATGAAAAAAATAAACCGGGGCAGCGGCTGCTGA
- a CDS encoding TRAP transporter small permease, which yields MQPIEIAPRLPLWNFLGKFQKSVMAVTSILIVGMICYAVVARYVFGSDFYGSEELIQMLAFWLYFMGAAQGSREKSQISADILTCYISNEKLCRAMHLIKDFLTATICLLVTVWAVKFVAWSFVMMPRSAVFKLPMVIPHSAVALGFILMSLYHVTYFVQDIMSFHREHISDGTMKNGGEA from the coding sequence ATGCAACCCATTGAAATAGCCCCGCGTCTTCCGTTGTGGAATTTTCTGGGCAAGTTCCAGAAATCTGTCATGGCGGTCACCAGCATTCTCATCGTGGGGATGATCTGCTACGCGGTTGTCGCTCGGTACGTGTTCGGCTCGGATTTTTACGGTTCCGAGGAATTGATTCAGATGTTGGCTTTCTGGCTCTACTTCATGGGCGCTGCGCAAGGCAGCCGGGAAAAGAGCCAGATCTCCGCCGATATCCTGACCTGCTACATCTCCAATGAAAAATTGTGCCGGGCGATGCACCTGATAAAGGATTTCCTGACGGCCACCATCTGCCTGCTGGTCACGGTCTGGGCCGTCAAGTTCGTGGCCTGGAGCTTTGTCATGATGCCCCGGTCGGCGGTTTTCAAACTGCCCATGGTCATTCCGCACAGCGCCGTCGCCCTCGGGTTCATTTTGATGTCGCTGTACCACGTCACCTATTTCGTCCAGGACATCATGTCGTTTCATCGCGAACACATCTCCGACGGTACGATGAAAAACGGAGGAGAAGCTTAA
- a CDS encoding TRAP transporter large permease — protein MSMTIAIAIALLIFTLFIGVPIPFAFFSSAAYLIYSGGYDPGFLLPYGFAKMSSIVLLTIPLFIMAGGVMDRGGIGDRLVDVVDTVAGRIRGGLGVVMVVTCAIFGAVSGSSSATVSCIGSIMMPRLKKAGYPVGHAAALLANSGVLGILIPPSMLMILYAWMGNQSVLACFLSAFVPGIIVTVLLSVVNIFLLRNNKSIEVGEHMDLATTTRMFASKSAKASPALMMPVIILGGIYGGIMTPTEAAAVAVIYAIPVAMFFYRGLKLKNLMETLIESATTTGVIMAMMFAVMILSRLYIMENLPEQIMTALTSISENRVVILLMVNVFLLIMGMLMDDVSGILLGTPILLPLVTQIGVDPIHFAAIMGVNLGMGNVTPPTAPLLYLSGRISGAQVTEMLRPTLYLLLFAWLPTLLLTTFVPEVSLGLVNLLMK, from the coding sequence ATGAGTATGACCATCGCCATCGCCATCGCCCTGCTGATTTTCACCCTGTTTATCGGCGTTCCCATTCCGTTCGCCTTCTTCAGTTCGGCGGCGTATCTCATTTATTCCGGCGGCTACGATCCTGGATTCCTGCTGCCCTATGGTTTCGCCAAGATGAGTTCCATCGTGCTGCTGACCATCCCCCTGTTCATCATGGCCGGAGGCGTCATGGACCGGGGCGGCATCGGCGACCGGCTCGTGGACGTGGTCGATACCGTCGCCGGTCGCATCCGCGGCGGCCTGGGCGTGGTCATGGTCGTGACCTGCGCCATCTTCGGCGCGGTGTCCGGCTCTTCCTCGGCCACGGTGTCCTGCATCGGTTCCATCATGATGCCCAGGCTCAAGAAAGCCGGGTATCCCGTGGGTCACGCCGCGGCCCTGCTGGCCAACTCCGGCGTGTTGGGCATCCTGATCCCGCCGTCCATGCTCATGATTCTGTACGCCTGGATGGGCAACCAGTCCGTGCTGGCCTGTTTCCTGTCCGCTTTCGTGCCGGGCATCATCGTGACGGTGCTCCTCAGCGTGGTGAACATTTTCCTGCTGCGCAACAACAAGAGCATCGAGGTGGGCGAGCACATGGACCTGGCCACCACCACCCGGATGTTCGCCAGCAAGAGCGCCAAGGCTTCGCCCGCACTGATGATGCCCGTCATCATCCTCGGCGGTATCTACGGCGGCATCATGACCCCGACGGAGGCGGCGGCCGTGGCCGTGATCTACGCCATCCCCGTGGCCATGTTCTTCTATCGGGGCCTCAAGTTGAAGAACCTCATGGAGACCCTCATTGAGTCCGCCACCACCACCGGCGTCATCATGGCCATGATGTTTGCGGTTATGATCCTCTCCAGGCTCTACATTATGGAAAACCTGCCCGAGCAGATCATGACCGCGTTGACTTCCATTTCCGAGAATCGGGTCGTCATCCTGCTGATGGTCAACGTGTTCTTGTTGATCATGGGCATGCTCATGGACGATGTCTCCGGCATCTTGCTGGGCACTCCCATCCTGCTGCCCCTGGTGACGCAGATTGGCGTGGATCCGATTCATTTCGCGGCCATCATGGGCGTGAACCTGGGCATGGGCAATGTCACTCCGCCCACCGCGCCGCTGTTGTACCTTTCGGGACGCATTTCCGGGGCGCAAGTAACGGAAATGCTCAGGCCGACCCTGTACTTGCTCCTGTTTGCGTGGTTGCCCACGCTGTTGCTGACCACCTTCGTCCCGGAGGTCTCCCTCGGTCTCGTCAACCTGCTCATGAAGTAG
- a CDS encoding L-serine ammonia-lyase, iron-sulfur-dependent, subunit alpha, producing MSGKTIEPASIFNDVIGPVMTGPSSSHTAGPARIGKAVRLLAGEPPRRVRIVFKKGGSYPGTYNRQGSDKGFVGGLLGFDPDHERLGKSLDIAAGQGIDVSFEVEPLDHPHPNTARIHVCGASGREHVFLTLSTGGGMFEIVAMDGHAVSVTGVFHEVMIFGPNGGALDGLAALASGAGGRVVRDRDDQGCFMQLTFDRSIPETVLDEVSRLERDECCTATRMDPILPVAGKFTYTLPFTTAAEAVRHADPIWTTPADLALEYEHARSGLEPDEIISRMVDIVRTMRRAAANGLADDLPVSGYMAPKAASMARAAAGTDLADLGIMRRGMLIATAIMEYNSAGGIVVAAPTAGSCGVLPAVVLSMAETSDITEEEQARALLAAGLVGVFIAHQATFAAEVCACQAEVGAATAMAAAATVQLLGGNAQQAFDAAGLALQNVLGLVCDPVAGLVAIPCINRNSMGAANAVVSANMVLCGFDPIIPLDEVIVAMREIGGLLPSELRCTNRGGLCLTPTALRLSDSLL from the coding sequence ATGAGCGGCAAGACAATCGAACCAGCCAGTATTTTCAACGACGTCATCGGACCGGTCATGACCGGCCCCTCCAGTTCGCATACCGCGGGCCCCGCCCGCATCGGCAAGGCCGTGCGCCTGTTGGCCGGGGAACCGCCCCGCCGGGTGCGCATCGTATTCAAGAAAGGCGGTTCCTATCCGGGCACCTACAACCGCCAGGGATCGGACAAGGGCTTTGTCGGCGGGTTGCTCGGCTTCGATCCCGACCACGAACGGCTCGGCAAGTCCCTGGATATTGCCGCCGGGCAGGGGATCGACGTTTCCTTTGAAGTGGAGCCCTTGGACCACCCCCATCCCAATACCGCGCGGATTCACGTTTGTGGCGCATCCGGGCGTGAGCACGTATTCCTGACTCTTTCCACCGGCGGCGGCATGTTTGAAATCGTGGCTATGGACGGGCACGCCGTTTCCGTTACCGGCGTGTTCCACGAGGTCATGATTTTCGGTCCGAACGGCGGCGCGCTCGACGGGTTGGCCGCTCTGGCTTCGGGCGCCGGGGGGCGGGTGGTGCGGGATCGCGACGATCAAGGCTGCTTCATGCAGTTGACGTTCGACCGGTCTATCCCGGAAACCGTTCTCGACGAGGTGTCCCGGTTGGAAAGGGACGAGTGTTGCACGGCCACGCGCATGGACCCCATTTTGCCCGTTGCCGGAAAATTTACGTATACGCTGCCGTTCACTACGGCAGCCGAAGCCGTGCGGCATGCCGATCCCATCTGGACGACTCCGGCGGACCTCGCTCTTGAATACGAGCACGCCAGGAGCGGCCTGGAGCCGGACGAAATTATCTCCCGCATGGTGGACATCGTGCGGACCATGCGGCGCGCGGCCGCCAACGGCCTGGCCGACGACCTGCCTGTTTCCGGCTACATGGCCCCCAAGGCGGCGTCCATGGCCCGGGCTGCCGCCGGGACGGACCTCGCCGATCTCGGGATCATGCGGCGCGGCATGCTCATCGCTACGGCCATCATGGAGTACAACAGCGCCGGCGGCATTGTGGTCGCCGCCCCCACGGCGGGGTCCTGCGGCGTGTTGCCCGCAGTGGTGTTGTCCATGGCGGAGACCTCGGACATTACCGAGGAGGAGCAGGCGCGCGCGCTGCTCGCCGCCGGGCTGGTGGGCGTGTTCATCGCGCATCAGGCCACGTTCGCGGCCGAGGTCTGCGCTTGTCAGGCCGAGGTGGGCGCGGCCACGGCCATGGCGGCGGCCGCCACCGTCCAGCTTTTGGGCGGCAATGCCCAGCAGGCCTTCGATGCCGCCGGATTGGCGCTGCAGAACGTGCTGGGCCTTGTGTGCGATCCCGTGGCCGGGCTGGTGGCGATTCCGTGCATCAACCGCAATTCCATGGGCGCAGCCAATGCCGTTGTCTCGGCCAACATGGTCCTGTGCGGTTTCGACCCGATCATCCCTCTGGACGAAGTCATCGTCGCCATGCGCGAGATCGGCGGCCTGTTGCCGTCGGAACTTCGCTGCACCAACCGGGGTGGCTTGTGCCTCACGCCCACGGCGCTCCGGCTATCCGATTCGCTTCTTTGA
- the dctP gene encoding TRAP transporter substrate-binding protein DctP, whose product MKRIIALLLCLCAGFALAACGGGEQEGAKAANKPIIIKLATQHPIEHMAHKAAERIKARVAKETEGRIEVKIYPANQLGDASQVYEEVIRGSIDAAHITVPESFDARLGAGFLPYIARDYDQIRKIFDKNAFLPKEMAKMHDKLGVKFFSYFGEGFIGVGSVVPLENVTEPGKEKGIMLRVPGLDVFKFGAEELGFRTSSLPYADTYSALQTGVVKGWLGGPPNLNYLGFRDVIKYYYQYNVNFESTQYVMNKKKFMSLSESDRKIVEDAFVDEGQQSFLMAESEDQMYRKKLEEAGVKVTVLTTQELENCAAYVRDHAWKRLEANLTPELLNGIKASY is encoded by the coding sequence ATGAAACGCATCATCGCATTGCTGCTGTGTCTCTGTGCCGGGTTCGCCCTTGCCGCCTGCGGCGGAGGGGAACAGGAGGGCGCCAAGGCGGCCAACAAGCCGATCATTATCAAGCTGGCCACTCAACATCCCATCGAACATATGGCTCACAAGGCCGCCGAGCGCATCAAGGCTCGCGTCGCGAAGGAAACTGAAGGCCGCATAGAGGTCAAGATCTACCCCGCGAACCAGCTCGGCGACGCTTCCCAGGTTTACGAGGAAGTCATTCGCGGCTCCATCGACGCTGCGCATATCACCGTCCCCGAGTCCTTTGACGCGCGCCTCGGTGCGGGCTTCCTGCCCTACATCGCCCGCGACTACGACCAGATCCGTAAGATTTTCGACAAGAACGCCTTCCTGCCCAAGGAAATGGCCAAGATGCACGATAAGCTCGGCGTCAAGTTCTTCTCCTATTTCGGCGAAGGTTTCATCGGTGTGGGCAGCGTGGTGCCTCTTGAAAACGTGACCGAACCCGGCAAGGAAAAGGGCATCATGCTCCGCGTCCCCGGACTGGACGTGTTCAAGTTCGGTGCCGAGGAACTGGGCTTCCGCACCTCCTCCCTGCCGTATGCCGACACCTATTCCGCCCTCCAGACCGGCGTGGTCAAGGGTTGGCTCGGCGGTCCCCCGAACCTGAACTACCTCGGCTTCCGCGACGTCATCAAGTACTACTACCAGTACAACGTGAACTTCGAGTCCACCCAGTATGTCATGAACAAGAAGAAGTTCATGTCTCTCTCCGAAAGCGACCGCAAGATCGTCGAGGACGCGTTCGTGGACGAAGGGCAGCAGTCCTTCCTCATGGCCGAGAGCGAAGACCAGATGTACCGCAAGAAGCTTGAGGAAGCGGGCGTCAAGGTCACCGTGCTGACCACCCAGGAACTCGAAAACTGCGCCGCCTACGTGCGCGATCATGCCTGGAAGCGTCTTGAGGCGAACCTCACTCCCGAACTCCTGAACGGCATCAAGGCCTCGTACTAG
- a CDS encoding transporter substrate-binding domain-containing protein, with protein sequence MSLFSRIFESRRITWGVAAGAVLLLGLGLFLLLRPNSGDGLPLTAEERAWLAGHRVIRLGVTPSTRPLEYFGGKAEYKGMIADYMHLLADRLDITFQVVETTNLKNLLKKAEDREVDMIAAFWANPASIKYMRFSRPYLEMPTVILVNKNFKRYLRLEDMANMDLALPKSNAVIDYVRKYYPKIHIQPVYNYLAALLHVSFDEIDATIISLPQASYYIEGKGITNLRVAGHTDYHLFNRVATRSDWPLLSSIVQKGLDSITKAEHDGIYRKWVTLDQHYLSFLLANKRFWAYLGGGVLAILLFIGSIISWNRTLHKRVHTSTLELKKQLNERLRLLAAIEQSQDGIFIIDTNGIMEYVNPSFSRMSGYTADELCDAHVSMIRSDRHESTFYHDIWATLERGEVWRGQTTYRHKSGRNYEVDQSISPIYDDAGVMTGYVEVARDITERLRMEKQLRQSQKLEELGTLAGGIAHDFNNILAAILGYAELALPTLEEGSRGNSNMQRIRAAALRAREMVNQILVFSRRREPSKNRVDMVALLNEVLGFLRVSLPSTIELHSELEVDAASIMGDAGQIHQAITNLGTNAAYAMQANGGDLTLKLTRTRFSEPTIITSGRLAPGTYLQLSVADTGEGIPETAMSRIFDPFFTTKPQSKGTGLGLSMVHGTIIGMGGGIDVKSRVGSGTTFNLYLPEVESAPRDVERPRPGAVPGQGRILFVDDETDVVDVGSQMLTDLGYTVEGVTDCRAALRLFRDDPTAFDLLVTDQTMPHMTGDKLIQAFHDIRPDLPAILCTGFAASLDMVRNQGQTVAAVLMKPFEMSQLSAAVADALAAAPAEDAPPRQ encoded by the coding sequence ATGAGCCTTTTTTCCCGCATCTTCGAAAGCCGCCGCATTACTTGGGGCGTTGCCGCCGGAGCCGTGCTGCTGCTCGGTCTCGGCCTCTTCCTGCTGCTGCGTCCCAACAGCGGAGACGGCCTGCCCCTGACCGCCGAAGAACGCGCTTGGCTCGCCGGACACCGGGTAATCCGCCTGGGGGTCACGCCTTCCACCCGGCCCCTCGAATACTTTGGCGGCAAGGCCGAGTACAAGGGCATGATCGCCGACTACATGCACCTGCTCGCCGATCGGCTGGACATCACGTTCCAGGTGGTGGAAACCACCAACCTCAAAAATCTCCTGAAAAAAGCCGAAGACCGCGAAGTGGACATGATCGCCGCCTTCTGGGCCAATCCCGCGTCCATCAAATACATGCGGTTCAGCCGTCCCTATCTGGAAATGCCCACCGTCATCCTGGTGAACAAGAACTTCAAACGGTATCTGCGCCTCGAAGACATGGCGAACATGGACCTGGCCCTGCCCAAAAGCAACGCGGTCATCGACTATGTCCGGAAATATTATCCCAAAATACACATCCAGCCGGTCTATAATTATCTCGCGGCCCTGCTGCACGTTTCCTTCGACGAGATCGACGCCACCATCATCTCCCTGCCCCAGGCCAGTTATTACATTGAGGGCAAAGGCATCACCAATCTCCGCGTAGCCGGGCACACGGACTATCATCTCTTCAATCGCGTCGCCACACGCTCCGACTGGCCCCTGTTGAGTTCCATCGTGCAAAAGGGACTGGATTCCATCACCAAGGCCGAACACGACGGCATCTACCGCAAATGGGTCACGCTGGACCAGCACTACCTGTCTTTCCTGCTGGCGAACAAACGGTTCTGGGCCTACCTCGGAGGCGGCGTGCTGGCCATCCTGCTGTTCATCGGCTCCATCATTTCCTGGAACCGCACCCTGCACAAGCGCGTCCACACCAGCACCCTGGAACTGAAAAAGCAGCTCAACGAACGCCTGCGCCTGCTGGCCGCCATCGAACAGTCGCAGGACGGCATCTTCATCATCGACACGAACGGAATCATGGAATACGTCAACCCGTCCTTCAGCCGCATGAGCGGCTATACCGCCGACGAGTTGTGCGACGCGCATGTCTCCATGATCCGCAGCGACCGGCACGAATCCACCTTTTACCACGACATCTGGGCAACCCTGGAACGGGGGGAGGTCTGGCGGGGGCAGACGACCTACCGCCACAAATCCGGCCGCAACTACGAAGTGGATCAAAGCATCTCGCCCATTTACGACGACGCCGGGGTCATGACCGGCTATGTGGAGGTCGCCCGCGACATCACCGAACGTCTGCGCATGGAGAAGCAGTTGCGGCAAAGCCAGAAGCTTGAGGAACTCGGCACCCTGGCCGGCGGCATCGCCCACGACTTCAACAACATTCTCGCGGCCATTCTCGGCTATGCGGAATTGGCCCTGCCCACGCTGGAGGAAGGTTCCCGGGGCAACTCCAACATGCAGCGCATCCGCGCCGCCGCACTGCGCGCCCGTGAAATGGTCAATCAAATCCTGGTGTTCAGCCGCCGACGGGAACCTTCGAAAAACCGTGTGGACATGGTGGCCCTGCTGAACGAAGTGCTGGGTTTTTTGCGGGTCTCCCTGCCATCCACCATCGAACTGCACTCGGAACTGGAGGTCGACGCCGCCTCCATCATGGGCGATGCGGGCCAGATACACCAAGCCATCACCAATCTCGGCACCAATGCGGCCTACGCCATGCAGGCGAACGGCGGCGACTTGACGCTGAAGCTGACCCGTACCCGATTTTCCGAGCCGACGATCATAACCAGCGGACGCCTTGCGCCCGGGACCTACCTGCAACTTTCCGTGGCCGATACGGGGGAGGGAATTCCGGAAACGGCCATGAGCCGCATCTTCGATCCGTTCTTCACGACGAAACCCCAGAGCAAGGGCACGGGCCTCGGCCTGTCCATGGTACACGGCACGATCATCGGCATGGGCGGCGGCATCGACGTGAAAAGCCGTGTCGGCTCCGGCACGACCTTCAATCTTTACCTGCCGGAAGTCGAAAGCGCGCCCCGGGACGTCGAGAGACCTCGTCCAGGCGCGGTCCCCGGTCAGGGACGAATCCTTTTCGTGGACGACGAGACGGACGTGGTCGATGTGGGCAGCCAAATGCTGACGGACCTCGGGTACACGGTGGAAGGCGTGACTGACTGCCGCGCGGCCCTGAGGTTGTTCCGCGACGATCCCACGGCCTTCGATCTGCTGGTGACGGACCAGACAATGCCGCACATGACCGGCGACAAGCTGATCCAGGCCTTCCATGATATCCGGCCGGACCTCCCCGCCATCCTCTGTACCGGGTTCGCCGCCTCTCTGGATATGGTCCGGAATCAGGGCCAAACCGTGGCCGCAGTGCTCATGAAGCCGTTCGAGATGAGCCAGTTGTCCGCCGCCGTGGCCGACGCCCTCGCCGCCGCCCCCGCCGAGGACGCCCCGCCGCGACAGTAG
- a CDS encoding sigma-54 dependent transcriptional regulator: MATILVLDDDPDISTIITQLAEDAGHTAFSAASIAEGLKRLDEIQADLVFLDVRLPDGSGLDALPEVRKAPSAPDVIIITGLGDPDGAELAIQNGAWDYIEKTSTLKQIIFSMGRALQYRENRCRSALDFLRRDDLIGNGRALQTVLENIRVASAGDAGVLLTGETGTGKEVVARTIHDNSPRAKGRFVVLDCASLPASLAEGELFGHVKGSYTGADSSRTGLVGQADGGTLFLDEVGELPLAVQATFLRVLQEKRFRPVGGTHESASDFRLIAATNRNLEEMCEQGLFRNDLYYRIKSCAIRLPALRERLEDIPEIARFHLARLCAKYGKELREPSESFLNTLMNYDWPGNIRELVQTLERTIMRVREEAVLYPEHLPVDIRAKAVRRAVGLHENREEISSATPKAEDPCCGGELDQDPLPPFKEYRKSCLDRVERAYLERLMRATGGSIKEACALSGLSRTRLYVLMKEHGVSK, from the coding sequence ATGGCGACCATTCTCGTGCTGGACGACGACCCGGATATCAGCACTATCATCACGCAACTCGCCGAGGATGCGGGGCACACGGCCTTCAGCGCGGCGTCCATTGCCGAGGGGCTGAAACGTCTTGATGAAATTCAGGCGGACCTCGTTTTTCTCGATGTCCGTCTACCGGACGGCAGCGGTCTCGACGCCTTGCCCGAAGTCCGGAAGGCCCCTTCCGCGCCGGACGTGATCATCATCACCGGACTGGGCGATCCCGACGGCGCCGAGCTGGCCATTCAAAACGGCGCCTGGGACTACATAGAGAAAACCAGTACGCTCAAGCAGATCATCTTTTCCATGGGACGGGCGCTGCAATACCGGGAGAATCGTTGCCGGTCCGCCCTGGATTTTTTGCGCCGCGACGACTTGATCGGCAACGGCCGCGCCTTGCAGACGGTGCTGGAAAACATTCGCGTGGCCTCCGCGGGCGATGCCGGAGTGTTGCTGACGGGAGAGACCGGCACGGGCAAAGAGGTCGTGGCCCGGACCATCCACGACAACAGCCCCCGCGCCAAAGGGCGTTTCGTGGTGCTCGACTGCGCCTCGCTTCCCGCCAGTCTTGCCGAGGGCGAGCTCTTCGGCCACGTCAAGGGGTCCTATACCGGAGCGGATTCGTCCCGCACCGGCCTTGTGGGGCAGGCCGACGGCGGCACGCTTTTTCTTGACGAGGTCGGCGAGTTGCCTCTCGCCGTGCAGGCCACCTTCTTGCGCGTGCTCCAGGAAAAGCGTTTTCGTCCGGTGGGCGGCACGCACGAGTCCGCCAGCGATTTCCGGCTTATCGCCGCCACCAATCGGAATCTCGAAGAAATGTGCGAGCAGGGCCTTTTCCGCAACGACCTGTATTACCGCATCAAGTCTTGCGCCATACGCCTCCCCGCCCTACGTGAACGGCTGGAGGACATCCCCGAAATAGCCCGGTTTCATCTCGCCCGCCTGTGCGCCAAATACGGAAAGGAACTGCGCGAGCCGTCCGAGAGTTTCCTTAACACGCTCATGAACTACGACTGGCCGGGCAACATCCGGGAGCTGGTGCAGACGTTGGAGCGAACCATCATGCGCGTGAGAGAGGAAGCGGTCTTGTATCCCGAGCATCTGCCCGTGGATATCCGGGCCAAGGCGGTGCGCCGTGCCGTGGGGTTGCACGAGAATCGCGAAGAGATTTCCTCGGCAACGCCTAAGGCGGAAGATCCGTGTTGCGGCGGCGAATTGGACCAGGATCCGTTGCCGCCCTTCAAGGAATATCGCAAATCCTGCCTGGACCGCGTGGAGCGCGCCTACCTCGAACGCCTGATGCGGGCCACGGGGGGCAGCATCAAGGAGGCTTGCGCGCTTTCGGGCCTGTCGCGCACTCGACTGTACGTGCTCATGAAGGAGCACGGCGTCAGCAAGTGA